From one Pseudobdellovibrionaceae bacterium genomic stretch:
- a CDS encoding EI24 domain-containing protein, whose amino-acid sequence MIPVRRTARGFSFLTEGLRLIRDNPDLRKWAVVPFVIDLILVVAGFLGGSALLPGWVAAGVGWVIPATTGWIFSVFYYPVLFFFWLVFLIVWVYLIYLLASVVAAPFNAILAERTLMKIGMIAERPFNMAKWTATSVKMMVTALIKAGVFLILGIFIFALSFVPVLNVLSSYLALMVMSFDSMDYSYEILELNLRERLKVFKQVFPEANGMAGAFAVTLLLPGLTLLAMPAAVVGGASILSSVPNLGRKSW is encoded by the coding sequence ATGATTCCAGTCAGAAGAACAGCTCGCGGTTTTTCGTTTTTAACAGAGGGTCTAAGATTAATCCGGGATAATCCAGATCTGCGTAAGTGGGCCGTCGTTCCTTTTGTTATTGATCTGATCCTGGTTGTCGCTGGATTTTTGGGTGGTAGTGCTCTTTTGCCGGGATGGGTGGCTGCCGGCGTTGGGTGGGTGATACCTGCCACGACAGGATGGATCTTCTCTGTATTTTATTATCCGGTTTTGTTTTTCTTTTGGCTGGTTTTCCTGATCGTGTGGGTTTATCTGATCTATCTTTTGGCCAGCGTCGTAGCGGCCCCATTCAATGCCATATTGGCCGAACGCACATTGATGAAGATTGGGATGATTGCCGAGCGTCCGTTTAACATGGCTAAATGGACGGCCACATCTGTCAAGATGATGGTCACGGCACTCATCAAGGCCGGGGTATTTCTGATTCTGGGTATTTTTATCTTTGCCCTTTCTTTTGTGCCCGTCCTGAATGTGTTGTCTTCCTATCTAGCCCTGATGGTCATGTCTTTCGATAGCATGGACTATTCTTACGAGATATTAGAGCTTAACCTGCGAGAGCGCTTGAAGGTCTTTAAGCAGGTTTTCCCTGAGGCCAACGGAATGGCGGGGGCATTTGCAGTGACTCTTTTGTTGCCTGGACTCACGCTGTTGGCCATGCCGGCTGCCGTTGTTGGTGGGGCCAGCATTTTAAGTTCCGTACCTAATCTTGGGAGAAAATCTTGGTAA
- a CDS encoding tetratricopeptide repeat protein has translation MKKFKTLVVVVANLLAIVLMGCAAKKTKPTPLAEGEAYESPIPSADQQTFERGMGHLEKEEFELALEEFDRIISSNPTSEFHLVTLFNRGAALEGMGKCAEATKVYRQTLRRSHKRYRRIEAQSLFRLAYTYECLGDIPKQIASLRDAMRRRKFLSQEISAAELPARLAAAYARTGNLKTAEKYFAEAQKGLMQVHADLGDPLQRKELLARTLYFMGRVQPDPDRVSKLSEAYIGSLKYLQAYLLKSTEMESREWSPRAAENLVEAYKVIWLALERPPQLNADPKDKAVEETALRRWQAKLAQGAVNNIQSLRTLRFPDPKESVGVQDIFREMDKQERKLQAYLADLAVSTDLTPEAKKREGIKREGQVKTDESSALERKARKRYKLPSKKKAKEAQ, from the coding sequence GTGAAGAAATTCAAAACTCTTGTGGTGGTGGTCGCAAATCTGTTGGCGATAGTCCTCATGGGCTGTGCGGCAAAGAAAACCAAGCCCACGCCACTCGCAGAAGGTGAAGCCTATGAGAGTCCCATACCATCTGCCGACCAACAGACCTTTGAAAGGGGTATGGGCCATCTGGAGAAAGAAGAGTTTGAGTTAGCCCTTGAAGAATTTGATCGCATCATCAGCTCCAATCCAACCTCCGAATTTCACCTGGTGACCTTGTTCAATCGGGGAGCGGCATTGGAGGGAATGGGCAAATGTGCTGAGGCGACGAAGGTCTATCGGCAGACCTTGCGCCGGTCCCACAAGCGCTATCGGCGGATCGAAGCCCAGTCTCTTTTTCGCCTTGCCTACACCTATGAGTGTTTAGGAGATATTCCCAAGCAGATTGCCAGTCTGCGGGATGCCATGAGAAGGCGGAAATTTTTGAGTCAGGAAATTTCTGCTGCTGAATTGCCCGCCCGATTGGCTGCAGCCTATGCCAGAACTGGAAATCTAAAGACGGCGGAGAAGTATTTTGCTGAAGCCCAAAAGGGTCTCATGCAAGTTCATGCAGATTTGGGTGACCCCCTCCAGCGCAAAGAGCTTCTGGCAAGAACCCTTTATTTTATGGGCAGAGTTCAGCCTGACCCTGACCGGGTTTCAAAATTGTCTGAAGCCTATATTGGCAGTCTAAAATATCTTCAGGCCTATTTGCTTAAGAGTACTGAAATGGAAAGCAGAGAGTGGTCCCCTCGGGCGGCTGAAAATTTGGTTGAAGCCTACAAAGTTATTTGGTTGGCACTGGAAAGGCCCCCGCAACTCAATGCTGATCCGAAAGATAAGGCGGTGGAGGAAACGGCGCTAAGGCGTTGGCAGGCCAAATTGGCCCAGGGTGCGGTGAACAATATCCAAAGCCTGCGAACATTGAGATTTCCCGATCCCAAGGAATCTGTGGGAGTTCAGGATATTTTTCGAGAGATGGACAAACAGGAGCGCAAGCTTCAGGCATATTTGGCAGATCTGGCAGTATCGACGGACCTCACTCCAGAGGCAAAAAAACGCGAGGGGATAAAACGTGAAGGGCAAGTGAAAACCGATGAAAGCAGCGCCCTGGAGCGTAAGGCAAGGAAGCGCTACAAATTGCCTTCAAAAAAGAAAGCCAAAGAGGCCCAGTGA
- a CDS encoding ArsA family ATPase gives MAWMFDEYKVIICAGTGGVGKTTLSACLGILAARAGKRTLVLTIDPAKRLADALGIDATSEQEMLVQIDGVSGSLSAAMINPASIFDRFIHRAARRPELAQRILNNSLYRQMSTTLSGSQEFTSLERLQTALDSGKFDLIILDTPPSQHAVDFLYAPQKIYSLFQNAITQWFVQKPGSRGFLQGLFHRGTKTALAALEKVTGSHFIHELSDFFEGVAEIQDEVSGRSIAVHRLLTGPDTAFVLITGFDRAKLGATRDFINELRKGGYTLNSVVVNRCFPNWNPNEQLGQELSGEPEYQKLLDFYQSLRHFNQDREEELAQFQGFLGSLTPLIRVPDLVSDVAGLQGLQRLADKLEPYVKENP, from the coding sequence ATGGCCTGGATGTTTGACGAATACAAAGTCATCATTTGTGCCGGGACCGGTGGCGTGGGAAAAACCACATTATCTGCCTGCTTGGGAATTTTGGCCGCCCGGGCGGGTAAGCGCACCCTGGTGCTCACAATTGACCCGGCCAAGAGATTGGCCGACGCTCTCGGGATTGATGCTACCTCCGAACAGGAAATGCTTGTTCAGATTGATGGGGTTAGTGGCAGTCTGTCGGCCGCGATGATTAATCCGGCCTCGATTTTTGATCGCTTTATTCATCGCGCAGCCAGAAGGCCCGAATTGGCGCAAAGAATTCTCAACAACAGCCTCTACCGTCAGATGTCCACGACTTTAAGCGGATCTCAGGAGTTTACCTCCCTTGAGCGGCTGCAGACGGCACTTGATAGCGGGAAGTTTGACTTGATAATTCTCGATACCCCACCATCCCAGCATGCGGTTGACTTTCTCTATGCTCCGCAAAAGATCTACAGCCTCTTTCAAAACGCCATCACTCAATGGTTTGTGCAAAAGCCAGGGTCGCGTGGGTTTCTGCAAGGGCTTTTTCATCGCGGAACCAAAACAGCCTTAGCGGCTCTGGAAAAAGTCACCGGCTCTCACTTTATTCATGAGCTATCGGATTTCTTTGAGGGTGTGGCAGAGATCCAGGATGAAGTCAGCGGCCGAAGCATTGCCGTTCATCGCCTCTTGACGGGGCCGGACACCGCCTTTGTCCTGATCACTGGATTTGATCGAGCCAAGTTGGGCGCCACAAGGGACTTTATAAATGAGCTTCGTAAAGGTGGTTATACATTAAATTCGGTAGTGGTGAATCGATGTTTTCCCAACTGGAACCCCAATGAGCAGTTGGGCCAGGAGCTGTCCGGGGAGCCCGAGTACCAAAAACTTTTGGATTTTTACCAGTCCCTTCGCCACTTCAATCAAGATAGAGAGGAAGAACTTGCGCAATTTCAGGGGTTTCTAGGCAGCTTGACACCCTTGATTCGAGTCCCAGATTTGGTGTCTGATGTGGCAGGTCTGCAGGGATTGCAGAGGCTAGCGGATAAGCTTGAGCCCTACGTAAAGGAGAATCCGTGA
- a CDS encoding AAA family ATPase, which produces MSQKNQKILFVTGKGGVGKSTVAAAIALRASGQGKKVLLVELAEQSYFRHLLNVEVQYQPTPWRENLWVSCWEGDASLREYLKFYVRIEAIVDLFFNNVVMKTFIQAAPALREISILGKATSGIRNVGPSFDFDLIVIDSYATGHFKALLRAPKGLAEAVKLGPMGDQSRQIDELLRNPKYCSYAIVTLPEELPVSECGELYHDLSEDLGISPKIFCNKVWDIPLSPAELSALGEKFLGRDPGGIELTNYLQVVEERQDQSLKNLAAIDGGYKTLPLSFGETGESLVERLAERIDWNGLDV; this is translated from the coding sequence GTGAGCCAGAAGAATCAAAAAATCCTGTTTGTGACCGGCAAGGGTGGTGTGGGGAAATCCACCGTGGCAGCTGCGATTGCCTTAAGGGCATCAGGACAGGGTAAAAAGGTCCTACTGGTGGAGCTGGCCGAGCAAAGTTATTTTCGCCACCTGTTGAATGTGGAGGTTCAATATCAGCCCACCCCGTGGCGGGAGAATCTGTGGGTTTCCTGCTGGGAAGGCGACGCCAGCCTTCGCGAGTACCTGAAGTTTTATGTGCGAATTGAGGCCATCGTCGATCTTTTCTTTAATAATGTGGTAATGAAGACCTTCATTCAGGCGGCTCCGGCACTGAGGGAAATCTCCATACTTGGTAAGGCCACTAGTGGAATTCGTAATGTGGGTCCTTCTTTTGACTTTGATTTGATCGTCATCGATTCCTACGCCACCGGGCACTTTAAGGCCCTGCTGCGGGCCCCAAAGGGGTTAGCAGAGGCGGTTAAGCTGGGACCAATGGGTGATCAAAGTCGGCAAATTGACGAGCTTTTGCGAAACCCCAAGTATTGCTCTTACGCCATTGTCACTCTGCCCGAGGAACTTCCGGTCTCAGAGTGCGGAGAGCTCTATCATGATCTCAGTGAGGATCTCGGCATTTCGCCCAAAATCTTCTGCAACAAAGTCTGGGACATTCCCCTTTCCCCAGCAGAGCTATCGGCGCTTGGTGAAAAGTTTCTAGGTCGTGACCCCGGAGGGATTGAGTTGACCAACTATCTTCAGGTGGTGGAGGAAAGACAGGACCAATCTCTAAAGAATTTGGCGGCCATCGACGGCGGGTACAAAACTCTGCCGCTGTCATTCGGAGAAACAGGAGAATCACTGGTAGAGCGTTTGGCGGAAAGGATTGACTGGAATGGCCTGGATGTTTGA